From Podospora bellae-mahoneyi strain CBS 112042 chromosome 3, whole genome shotgun sequence, the proteins below share one genomic window:
- the RPS8A gene encoding ribosomal protein S8A (EggNog:ENOG503NWB7; COG:J): MGISRDSRHKRSHTGAKRAWGHSKVRMEVPVVVHTLGAFLASREERRGGCVRTGKKRAFELGRQPANTRIGAKRIHTVRTRGGNHKYRALRLDSGNFAWASEGTTRKTRVIVVAYHPSNNELVRTNTLTKSAVVQIDAAPFRQWYEAHYGQPLGRRRQQKQGQTVEEVKKSKSVEKKQAARFAAGGKVDPALEKQFEAGRLYAVIASRPGQSGRADGYILEGEELAFYQRKIHHK; encoded by the exons ATGGGTATCTCTCGTGACTCTCGGCATAAGCGCTCCCACACCGGTGCCAAGCGGGC CTGGGGGCACTCGAAGGTCCGCATGGAGGTTCCTGTGGTGGTTCACACACTGGGTGCTTTTCTTGCTTCTCGAGAGGAGCGGAGAGGTGGCTGTGTC CGAAcagggaagaagagagccTTCGAGCTTGGTCGCCAGCCCGCCAACACCCGTATCGGTGCCAAGCGCATCCACACCGTCCGCACCCGCGGTGGTAACCACAAGTACCGCGCTCTTCGTCTCGACTCTGGTAACTTTGCCTGGGCTTCCGAGGGTACCACCCGCAAGACCCGTGTCATCGTTGTCGCCT ACCACCCTTCCAACAACGAGCTTGTCCGCACCAACACCCTGACCAAGTCCGCCGTCGTCCAGATCGATGCCGCTCCTTTCCGTCAGTGGTACGAGGCCCACTATGGCCAGCCCCTCGGCCGTAGACGCCAGCAGAAGCAGGGTCAGACcgttgaggaggtgaagaagtccaagtctgttgagaagaagcaggctGCCCGCTTCGCCGCCGGTGGTAAGGTCGACCCCGCTCTCGAGAAGCAGTTCGAAGCCGGTCGTCTCTACGCCGTCATCGCCTCCCGCCCCGGCCAGTCCGGCCGTGCCGATGGCTACATcctcgagggtgaggagctCGCTTTCTACCAGCGCAAGATCCACCACAAGTAA
- a CDS encoding hypothetical protein (EggNog:ENOG503P9GP), with protein MKMRISTFCQLAFFGISVEGLAFPGPQPTGVIAVEDGLGWTPKPTEAPAVNALLRRQNGRPSNYIAAPDNTCGYLDGNKRDPLTCPDEQQCIFITASGRSPAGVGCCGNGGCNFHTACLDRKDLKDCDEDCQADPQILKWHVALREMISAFGKQLCNTISYELGAVDYYCSIFRQRSIEEADTTHVGQKTRTMSTITPTRTSTRRTTTAVRSSSSSSQSSGLSSSSETETETSATDRSLETASSSVDTAPAATSSDAAAVVPAESSSSNAGAIAGGVIGAIGAIALIAFAFIFFRRRKREQEGQTQIPDGPPQPPMYQQPSAQPPSAQPPSHPQTYQQSAPPPQQSTYAHSQATTYQQSSYQPSQYEQQQPSAYQQRQPSAYQQQQPSDYQQQLPPQPVPVVSPFSDPPRQHQSQSETPSFTSISSSSAASAIPPPLKLSSATTSPYLQQATPAQFSPLSGTTIAALATIPDTQKSAHHNHPPPEKSPNYYPAPSPMSTPAASPRFSFDGIPPAPQPLQPYRPESAAYPNQPQYQPRQYKPFVPQTSATYMPSANDTMDSPVSAYNALPVSPVSALGSHPMDDIPVVLATATAGTRRQPSVRKGSREKGGGVPLVLQPGLGAQRFAPGTVKQVTVQRGMSRRGQNPKSPSPVQQQEGQQPTQSPVVLPAQPNQPQAPIGAEDKNQQEKPPQVNDQEVQKPDQEVTQEKEPQQTRNVAAATS; from the exons atgaagatgaggatatCTACTTTTTGTCAGCTCGCCTTCTTTGGCATTTCGGTCGAGGGACTGGCCTTTCCAGGTCCCCAGCCAACCGGTGTCATTGCCGTGGAAGACGGTCTTGGGTGGACGCCGAAACCAACAGAAGCTCCGGCTGTGAACGCGCTGCTGCGACGTCAGAATGGCAGGCCTTCAAACTACATCGCCGCTCCCGATAACACTTGCGGCTATCTCGACGGCAACAAAC GTGACCCATTGACCTGCCCGGACGAACAGCAATGTATCTTCATCACGGCTTCAGGCAGATCTCCGGCTGGAGTAGGCTGCTGCGGCAATGGAGGCTGCAACTTCCACACAGCCTGTCTGGACAGGAAGGACCTCAAGGACTGTGATGAGGATTGCCAGGCGGATCCTCAAATCCTCAAGTGGCATGTAGCATTACGTGAGATGAT TTCGGCGTTCGGAAAGCAACTGTGCAACACCATCAGCTATGAGCTTGGAGCAGTCGACTATTACTGCAGTATCTTCAGGCAGAGAAGCATCGAGGAAGCTGATACGACTCATGTGGGCCAGAAGACGAGAACCATGTCTACCATCACTCCAACCCGCACTTCAACTCGGCGCACAACCACTGCTgtcaggagcagcagcagttcatCGCAGTCGTCAGGGTTGAGCTCGTCATCGGAGACGGAGACGGAAACGTCAGCTACGGATAGGTCACTCGAGACAGCCTCATCCAGTGTCGATACCGCCCCCGCAGCCACTTCGTCCGATGCTGCCGCTGTGGTCCCGGCCGAGAGTTCTTCGTCCAACGCCGGTGCTATCGCGGGAGGTGTTATTGGTGCTATCGGAGCTATCGCGCTCATTGCGTTTGCATTCATTTTTTTCCGTCGCCGGAAGAGAGAGCAGGAAGGCCAGACGCAGATTCCGGACGggcctcctcaaccccccatgTATCAGCAGCCATCTGCGCAACCGCCATCTGCGCAACCGCCATCTCACCCGCAAACTTACCAGCAATCGGCTCCACCGCCACAACAGTCCACATACGCACACTCCCAAGCTACTACATATCAGCAATCTTCTTACCAGCCATCGCAAtacgagcagcagcaaccatcCGCCTACCAACAGCGGCAACCATCAGCttatcagcaacagcaaccatcGGATTACCAGCAACAACTGCCACCACAGCCTGTCCCGGTCGTGTCGCCCTTCTCAGACCCTCCGCGccaacaccaaagccagTCCGAAACACCTTCTTTTACCTCGATTTCTTCATCGTCTGCAGCATCCGCCATCCCGCCGCCACTCAAGCTTTCTTCTGCTACGACATCGCCCTATCTGCAACAAGCAACCCCGGCTCAGTTTTCTCCTCTCTCTGGTaccaccatcgccgctcTAGCCACCATCCCCGATACGCAAAAGTCGGCTCATCATAACCACCCCCCGCCTGAGAAATCGCCAAACTACTACCCAGCTCCGAGCCCCATGTCGACACCAGCGGCTTCTCCACGGTTCTCTTTTGACGGTATCCCTCCAGCGCCCCAGCCTCTCCAGCCGTACCGACCGGAGTCTGCTGCCTATCCGAACCAGCCACAGTATCAGCCCAGGCAGTACAAGCCCTTCGTTCCCCAAACCAGCGCAACTTACATGCCCAGCGCCAATGACACCATGGACTCGCCGGTGTCCGCTTATAACGCACTACCAGTGAGCCCCGTCTCAGCATTGGGATCCCACCCCATGGACGACATACCTGTGGTTTTGGCGACCGCAACGGCAGGGACAAGGAGGCAGCCGAGCGTGAGGAAAGGAAGCAGGGAAAAGGGTGGTGGCGTACCGCTTGTTTTGCAACCTGGTCTGGGAGCGCAAAGATTTGCCCCTGGCACTGTGAAGCAGGTTACAGTCCAGAGGGGTATGTCTAGACGTGGTCAGAATCCAAAGTCGCCTTCGCCAGTGCAGCAGCAAGAGGGACAGCAGCCAACCCAGAGCCCGGTCGTATTGCCGGCTCAGCCAAATCAGCCCCAAGCACCAATAGGGGCGGAGGACAAGAATCAGCAGGAAAAGCCACCCCAGGTTAACGATCAAGAGGTCCAGAAACCAGATCAGGAGGTGACACAGGAGAAAGAGCCACAACAAACTAGGAACGTTGCGGCTGCTACGTCATGA
- the rhp57 gene encoding DNA repair protein rhp57 (COG:L; EggNog:ENOG503NY37), protein MTDLLRVLPEFPVKQFGGLISALESRGYTTADLLTLDPAEIETRTKLPNVKRLCDAILNALHTDLGVADPPPLLPPPPSQQQQQQQHDDVQSNTEPPPHHHHETSHLKHTADTLSSQWITISTLDPHLDLALGGGIPTGHITEITGESAAGKTQFLLTLLLAVQLPPPHGLSRPALYISTEAPLSTRRLSQMITENPLFSTLPRSARPTLDKIISTTTPDLESQDHILTYQAPVEIARRNVGLLVIDSVAANYRAEFERPTANSNLSSNMGARTNELIKLGMHLKDLAEKYNLAVVVSNQVADRFSGTGGLKTPAPVPPKTPASSLKAPFPHVWGKQSQESPLASRSRPAGAIPIPPPPPPPQPQLNPEFPDPEVEINAHPALSLDHQQKWFTGWGDNPSLDYPLKTPSLGLVWSTQISGRIALFRRPVNYGYGDHVGAVEGMGAMKGWRRWMKVVWGVNAPASDASGRGGKKKGGGPVEFEVWKGGVRVVDAGRINEANIA, encoded by the coding sequence ATGACAGACCTGCTGCGAGTCCTGCCAGAATTCCCAGTCAAACAGTTTGGCGGCCTCATCTCAGCCCTCGAGTCACGCGGgtacaccaccgccgacctCCTGACCCTAGATCCTGCTGAAATAGAAACCAGAACCAAGCTGCCAAATGTGAAGCGATTATGTGATGCCATCTTGAACGCCCTACACACCGATCTTGGTGTTGCagatccaccaccactgctaccgccaccaccatcacaacaacaacaacaacaacaacacgacGATGTACAGTCCAACActgaaccaccaccacatcatcaccatgaaACCAGTCACCTAAAGCACACGGCtgacaccctctcctcccaatGGATCACAATCAGCACCCTCGACCCCCACCTGGACCTCGCCCTCGGGGGCGGCATTCCCACCGGCCACATCACCGAAATCACGGGTGAATCCGCCGCCGGCAAAACCCaattcctcctcaccctcctccttgccgtgcaactcccccctccccacgGCCTCTCCCGGCCAGCTCTCTACATCAGCACCGAAGCCCCCCTCTCGACCCGCCGCCTCTCCCAAATGATCACCGAAAACCCATTGttctccaccctcccacgGTCTGCCCGCCCAACCCTCGACAAAATaatcagcaccaccacccccgaccTCGAATCCCAAGACCACATCCTCACCTACCAAGCCCCGGTGGAAATCGCCCGCCGCAACGTCGGCCTCTTGGTCATCGACTCAGTAGCAGCCAACTACCGCGCCGAATTTGAGCGTCCCACCGCCaactccaacctctcctccaacatgGGCGCGAGGACCAACGAGCTCATCAAGTTGGGAATGCACCTCAAGGATTTAGCAGAAAAGTACAACCtcgcggtggtggtctccAACCAAGTAGCCGATCGTTTCTCAGGCACCGGCGGGCTCAAGACACCTGCTCCTGTCCCCCCCAAGACACCAGCTTCATCACTTAAGGCACCTTTCCCACATGTGTGGGGGAAACAATCACAAGAGTCACCGTTGGCATCAAGATCCCGACCGGCGGGGGCAATACCAatcccaccgccaccgccaccgccacagCCGCAGTTAAACCCCGAGTTTCCCGATCCAGAAGTTGAGATTAACGCTCATCCTGCGTTATCGCTGGATCACCAGCAAAAGTGGTTTACCGGCTGGGGTGACAACCCATCGCTGGACTACCCGTTGAAGACGCCGAGTTTGGGGCTTGTCTGGTCGACGCAGATATCCGGGAGGATAGCGCTGTTCAGGAGGCCGGTTAATTATGGGTATGGTGATCATGTTGGGGCtgtggaggggatgggggcgatgaaggggtggaggaggtggatgaaggttgtttggggggttaATGCGCCGGCTTCTGATGCcagtgggaggggtggcaagaagaagggaggggggccggtggagtttgaggtttggaaggggggtgtgagGGTTGTTGACGCGGGGAGGATTAACGAAGCGAATATTGCATAA
- the rpc2 gene encoding DNA-directed RNA polymerase III complex subunit Rpc2 (EggNog:ENOG503NV5Y; COG:K), with the protein MPSAAVDDGFEALLEPFYNGKRLTDPINTKQDKYQLLPAFLKVKGLVKQHIDSYNYFVEEDIKKIVEANRVIRCDQEPSFWLEFTDIRVGKPTRNENSQLQWQSSTTVSPMECRLRDATYAAPVVVDIAYPKNGVRNIRKNVQLCRIPVMLKSSKCYLNGANNARMEELNECPLDPGGYFIVGGTEKVILIQEQLSKNRVIVEKDDKGGVQASVTSSTHERKSKTYVVLKKDRILLTHNILVEAIPIVIVLKALGGLSDYDIMELVAGGDSRYQDDFLINFEDAAKAGVYTQQQALEYVGARVKMGGPKKPSPKFSAGPRRNPIEEGLDALSNLIVAHVTVKDLDFYPKTIYIAMMVRRILMAVHNPELVDDRDFVGNKRLELAGQLLSLLFEDLLKGFIGQLKANMEHFFKRPNRTSAYDPIGPIGSYGTMITQGLNRAIQSGNWTVKRFGMNRAGVTHVLSRLSYIAALGMMTRISSQFEKTRKVSGPRALQPSQWGMLCTSDTPEGEACGLVKNLALMTHITTEAGEEKVKKCVSTLIEGIRLIEECSGTEMHEENAFIIHVNGTPYALTLDAAAFTKRFKQFRRRGVLSAFIGIHTSHATASIHIATDEGRICRPYIIVENGKSMLEAAHLDLLRHKKATFEDFLKKGVLEYLDVNEENDALIAVHESDINNQTTHLEIEPFTILGAVAGLIPFPHHNQSPRNTYQCAMGKQAIGFIAYNQQNRIDTLHYTLVYPQRPMVITKTIQLIHYDKLPAGQNATVVVMSYSGYDIEDALVLNKASCDRGFGRCQVFKKYTTELLQYPNRNKDRLGGVQRDEDGKAKDRHAVLDNDGLATPGMKMKDGDIMIMKETPVDQTSTNIGEDRKITEFRPCPISYKIKDPAIVDKVVITTKESGTPLLKVRTRQTRRPELGDKFSSRHGQKGVVGIIVDQEDLPFSDKGLTPDIIMNPHGFPSRMTVGKLFECLTGKASVVAGRREYGFGDAFRSHPVEEMGKVLIEHGFSWEGKDYFTSGITGEPHEAYLFNGPIFYQRLKHMVADKMHSRSRGPRAVLTRQPTEGRSRDGGLRLGEMERDCLIAYGASQLLLERLMYSSDVTKVDVCERCGLMGYKGYCQTCKTTSNVTKMNMPYAAKLLLQELISMNVGVRMQLEDQFPHPR; encoded by the coding sequence ATGCCTTCGGCAGCCGTCGACGATGGCTTCGAGGCTCTGCTGGAGCCCTTCTACAACGGCAAACGGCTCACGGatcccatcaacaccaagcagGACAAGTACCAGCTGCTGCCCGCCTTCCTCAAGGTCAAGGGGCTGGTAAAGCAGCACATCGACTCGTACAACTACTttgtcgaggaggacatCAAGAAGATCGTCGAGGCCAACCGAGTGATCCGATGCGACCAGGAACCCAGCTTCTGGCTCGAGTTCACCGACATCCGCGTCGGCAAGCCCACGAGAAATGAAAACTCGCAGCTCCAGTGGCAGAGCTCGACAACCGTGTCGCCCATGGAGTGCCGTCTTCGCGATGCTACCTATGCCGCCCCCGTCGTTGTCGATATCGCCTACCCCAAGAACGGCGTCAGAAATATCCGCAAAAATGTCCAGCTCTGCCGCATCCCCGTCATGCTCAAGAGCTCCAAGTGCTACCTCAACGGTGCTAATAAcgcgaggatggaggagctcAACGAGTGTCCTCTGGATCCGGGTGGCTACTTTATTGTCGGCGGCACAGAAAAGGTCATTTTGATTCAGGAACAGCTCAGCAAGAACCGTGTGATTGTGGAAAAGGACGACAAGGGTGGCGTGCAGGCCTCGGTCACAAGTTCTACCCACGAACGCAAGTCCAAGACCTACGTCGTTCTCAAGAAGGACCGCATCCTTCTCACCCACAACATTCTCGTGGAGGCGATTCCCATCGTGATCGTTCTCAAGGCCCTCGGGGGACTGTCTGACTACGACATCATGGAGCTGGTGGCGGGAGGAGACTCCAGATACCAAGACGACTTTCTCATCAACTTTGAGGACGCAGCAAAGGCTGGTGTCTACACGCAGCAACAGGCGCTGGAATATGTGGGTGCCAGAGTCAAGATGGGCGGCCCGAAAAAGCCAAGCCCCAAGTTCTCTGCTGGACCACGGCGCAACCCCATCGAGGAAGGCTTGGATGCTCTCTCCAACCTGATTGTAGCCCATGTCACCGTCAAGGACCTGGACTTTTATCCCAAGACCATCTACATCGCCATGATGGTGCGGCGCATCCTGATGGCCGTTCACAATCCCGAGCTGGTCGACGACCGTGATTTCGTCGGCAACAAGCGTTTGGAGTTGGCCGGCCAGCTGCTGTCTTTGCTCTTCGAGGATCTGCTCAAAGGTTTTATTGGGCAACTCAAGGCGAACATGGAGCACTTTTTCAAGAGACCCAACCGCACGTCAGCTTATGACCCCATTGGTCCCATCGGCTCTTATGGTACAATGATCACCCAAGGGCTGAACCGGGCCATTCAGAGCGGGAATTGGACAGTCAAGCGTTTCGGTATGAATCGGGCCGGTGTCACACACGTTCTCAGTCGTCTGAGCTATATTGCTGCCCTCGGCATGATGACGAGAATCAGCAGTCAGTTCGAAAAGACACGAAAGGTATCGGGTCCCAGAGCCCTCCAGCCCTCGCAGTGGGGTATGTTGTGCACATCCGACACACCTGAAGGCGAGGCCTGTGGTTTGGTCAAGAACTTGGCGCTCATGACACATATCACCACCGAggcaggagaagaaaaggtcaaGAAGTGCGTCTCGACATTGATCGAGGGCATCCGGCTTATCGAGGAGTGCAGCGGCACAGAGATGCATGAAGAAAACGCCTTCATCATTCACGTAAACGGCACGCCGTATGCTCTGACCCTTGACGCGGCGGCCTTCACCAAGAGGTTCAAGCAGTTCCGTCGCCGCGGCGTGCTGTCGGCCTTTATTGGGATTCACACCAGTCATGCCACAGCCTCGATCCACATCGCCACCGATGAAGGGCGCATCTGTCGGCCATACATCATTGTCGAGAACGGAAAGTCCATGCTGGAGGCAGCACATCTAGATCTTCTCCGGCACAAGAAGGCCACATTTGAGGACTTTTTGAAGAAGGGTGTGCTGGAATATCTGGATGTGAACGAGGAAAACGACGCGCTGATTGCCGTCCACGAGTcggacatcaacaaccagacaACTCATCTGGAAATCGAGCCATTCACCATCCTGGGCGCAGTTGCGGGCCTCATTCCGttccctcaccacaaccagTCGCCCCGTAACACCTACCAATGCGCCATGGGCAAGCAAGCGATAGGCTTCATCGCATACAACCAGCAAAACCGCATCGATACTCTTCACTACACGCTCGTGTATCCTCAACGACCCAtggtcatcaccaagaccatTCAACTTATCCATTACGACAAGCTCCCTGCTGGCCAAAACGCCACGGTTGTCGTCATGTCGTACTCGGGGTACGATATTGAAGACGCCCTTGTGCTCAACAAGGCATCCTGCGATCGAGGATTCGGTCGCTGCCAGGTGTTCAAGAAGTACACGACCGAGCTCCTACAGTACCCCAACCGAAACAAGGACCGACTTGGTGGCGTGCAACGCGATGAAGAcggcaaggccaaggatCGACATGCGGTGCTTGACAATGATGGTCTCGCTACTCCTGGAATGAAAATGAAAGACGGCGATATCATGATCATGAAAGAGACCCCGGTCGACCAGACGTCAACAAACATTGGTGAGGATCGGAAAATCACCGAGTTCCGTCCGTGTCCCATCAGCTACAAGATCAAGGATCCAGCCATTGTCGACAAGGtagtcatcaccaccaaggagAGCGGCACGCCGCTGCTGAAGGTCCGGACCAGACAGACACGCCGACCGGAGCTTGGTGACAAGTTTTCGTCTCGTCACGGCCagaagggtgttgttggtatcATTGTGGACCAAGAGGACCTGCCCTTCTCCGACAAGGGTCTGACGCCCGATATCATCATGAACCCCCACGGCTTCCCATCGCGTATGACTGTCGGCAAGTTGTTTGAGTGCTTGACCGGCAAGGCGTCCGTCGTGGCAGGAAGGCGGGAGTACGGCTTTGGTGATGCCTTCCGGTCTCATCcggtggaagagatgggCAAGGTATTGATCGAGCACGGCTTCTCGTGGGAGGGCAAGGATTACTTCACATCCGGCATCACGGGCGAGCCCCACGAGGCCTATCTTTTCAACGGGCCCATCTTTTACCAGCGCCTCAAGCACATGGTGGCAGACAAGATGCACTCTCGCTCTCGCGGCCCGCGCGCGGTCCTCACACGTCAGCCCACCGAGGGTCGTTCGCGTGACGGTGGTCTGCGTTTGGGAGAAATGGAGCGTGATTGCCTGATTGCCTACGGCGCCTCGCAGCTGTTGCTAGAACGGTTGATGTACAGCTCTGACGTTACCAAGGTGGACGTCTGCGAGCGGTGCGGTCTGATGGGCTACAAGGGGTACTGCCAGACTTGCAAGACGACGAGCAATGTCACCAAGATGAACATGCCGTACGCTgccaagctgctgctgcaggaGCTGATTTCTATGAATGTGGGGGTCAGGATGCAGTTGGAGGACCAGTTTCCCCATCCTCGGTGA